One part of the Epinephelus fuscoguttatus linkage group LG12, E.fuscoguttatus.final_Chr_v1 genome encodes these proteins:
- the esrra gene encoding steroid hormone receptor ERR1 yields MSSSQRRSDVYIKAEPSSPEGGGGGRISPGGASSDSSQSGGGGTRGDIVKRYSPPLYTPALRCHFKEESGDVAEEGSTGNGAGRCKYALSTLPKRLCLVCGDVASGYHYGVASCEACKAFFKRTIQGNIEYSCPASNECEITKRRRKACQACRFTKCLKVGMLKEGVRLDRVRGGRQKYKRRPEVENATYQSAPLSLTKEEKGSSNIIVSHLLVAEPEKLFAMPDPLQPDTAQRTLTTLCDLADRELVVIIGWAKHIPGFLSLSLADQMSVLQSVWLEVLVLGVAYRSLGCEDEVVFAEDFVLDEEMSRVAGLTELNAAISQLARRFRALNMDREEFVMLKAIALTNSDSVYIEDMEAVQKLRDLLHQALLELECQRRPDDPQRAGRLLLTLPLLRQTAGRALTTFYSIKTRGGVPMHKLFLEMLEAMMDSP; encoded by the exons ATGTCTTCAAGTCAGCGTCGGTCAGATGTCTACATAAAGGCAGAACCGAGCAGTCCAGAGGGAGGTGGGGGAGGTCGGATCAGTCCTGGCGGTGCCTCCTCGGACTCCTCTCAAAGTGGAGGCGGAGGAACCAGAGGAGATATTGTTAAACGTTATTCCCCGCCACTCTATACGCCGGCTCTGCGTTGCCACTTCAAAGAGGAGTCCGGGGATGTGGCAGAGGAGGGCTCCACTGGAAATGGAGCAGGGCGGTGCAAGTACGCCCTGAGCACGCTACCCAAGAGGCTGTGTTTAGTGTGTGGGGATGTGGCCTCGGGTTACCACTATGGCGTGGCGTCATGTGAGGCCTGCAAAGCGTTCTTCAAGAGAACCATCCAAG GTAACATTGAATACAGCTGTCCAGCATCTAACGAGTGTGAGATCACCAAGAGGCGCAGAAAGGCTTGTCAGGCATGCCGCTTCACCAAGTGCCTCAAAGTGGGCATGCTGAAAGAGG GAGTTCGCCTCGACAGGGTCAGAGGTGGAAGGCAGAAGTACAAAAGACGCCCAGAAGTGGAGAATGCAACATACCAGAGTGCCCCTCTATCACTGACAAAGGAGGAGAAAG GTTCCTCCAACATCATTGTGTCCCACCTTCTAGTGGCCGAGCCAGAGAAGTTATTCGCCATGCCCGACCCTCTGCAGCCTGACACAGCCCAGCGCACGCTCACCACCCTGTGTGACCTTGCCGACCGGGAGCTGGTCGTTATCATTGGCTGGGCCAAACACATTCCTG gcTTCCTGTCGCTGTCCCTAGCAGACCAGATGTCTGTGCTGCAGTCGGTGTGGCTGGAGGTGCTGGTGCTCGGCGTAGCGTACCGCTCGCTCGGCTGCGAGGACGAGGTGGTGTTCGCGGAGGATTTTGTCCTTGATGAGGAGATGTCACGTGTCGCTGGACTGACAGAGCTAAATGCAGCAATTAGTCAACTTGCTCGCCGCTTCCGGGCGCTAAACATGGACCGGGAGGAATTTGTCATGTTAAAAGCCATCGCACTCACTAACTCAG ACTCTGTTTACATCGAGGACATGGAGGCTGTGCAGAAGCTGCGAGACCTCCTCCACCAGGCCCTGCTGGAGCTGGAATGTCAGCGGCGCCCAGACGACCCCCAGCGGGCGGGACGCCTCCTTTTAACATTGCCCCTCCTCCGACAGACTGCTGGTCGTGCTCTCACCACCTTCTACAGCATCAAGACCCGGGGTGGTGTACCAATGCACAAACTATTCCTGGAGATGCTGGAAGCCATGATGGACTCTCCCTAG